One window from the genome of Mastacembelus armatus chromosome 18, fMasArm1.2, whole genome shotgun sequence encodes:
- the LOC113123294 gene encoding uncharacterized protein LOC113123294: protein MVVQEVEILNKVLNIRQSSGNMAEEETISKCNRGSMRSSVNLKKAFVGPVDIVLQEIIVATRRGKEITSEAENTANNTQKVKTPLGPEFEGVTGSGTIVPVQTLSAVIAGTAGPGKNIRVLRRYRIVLLGKTGSGKSSLANTILGEDVFKINHTLTGGKSECQIESKSVHGRRITLIDTPGLFDTDRPEHEIQRCITECAPGPHAFLIVLKLEKFTEQEQAVITKMCQYFSEKVFNYAAVVFTHGDQLSKGKKIEEFVHQNKILSALVERCGGRCYVFDNKYWKNKEQGEYRSNQLQVAELLNTIEKMVRENKGTFYTNKMLQAMKREEGSKTSVGHLQQEDTDNKTNSVSSKNVRMKLSGPAAEAFSEAFFRSAVNASQETEEATEETETEERTEDVGNEEEKVEKKESTTEADEVDKEPKETEKENASKETGEERENGKQEPKSTNQTSGFGSFPSALGAWLFGVGAGVAAALVGLGSAVTGVVAAVASAVAGASSAAVLVLTAIAGALTGALAAVAGIIFAAVWWVRKKINQFKNWVKDLSQVISEQRGIILLVVVFYLLLLLSVYSQIQVAGTLLLLFGIILMLVFSLVLFSLL, encoded by the exons TCCAAGAAGTGGAAATACTGAACAAGGTGCTGAACATTAGACAGTCATCTGGAAACATGGCAGAGGAAGAGACCATCAGTAAGTGTAACAGGGGCTCTATGAGGTCATCGGTCAATTTGAAGAAAGCTTTTGTGGGACCAGTGGATATAGTTTTGCAGGAAATCATAGTAGCaacaagaagaggaaaagagataacatctgaagcagaaaacacagcaaacaacacacagaaagtTAAAACACCACTGGGACCAGAATTTGAAGGGGTGACTGGGAGTGGAACCATAGTGCCAG TCCAGACACTGTCAGCTGTCATCGCAGGAACAGCTGGACCTGGGAAAAACATCAGAG TGCTAAGAAGATACAGGATTGTCTTACTGGGAAAAACTGGTTCTGGAAAAAGTAGTCTGGCAAACACCATATTGGGAGAGGATGTGTTCAAGATAAATCACACTCTCACTGGTGGAAAAAGTGAATGTCAAATAGAGTCCAAATCTGTTCATGGAAGAAGAATTACTTTGATTGACACACCTGGTCTCTttgacacagacagacctgaGCATGAGATACAGAGGTGTATCACAGAGTGCGCTCCTGGGCCTCACGCATTTCTCATTGTACTTAAATTGGAGAAATTCACAGAGCAGGAGCAGGCTGTCATCACTAAAATGTGCCAGTATTTCTCTGAAAAGGTTTTTAACTATGCTGCAGTTGTCTTCACCCATGGTGACCAACTATCTAAAGGAAAAAAGATTGAGGAGTTTGTGCATCAGAATAAAATTCTCAGTGCTCTGGTGGAGAGGTGTGGAGGCCGGTGCTACGTGTTTGACAacaaatactggaaaaacaaagaacagggTGAATACAGGAGCAACCAGCTCCAGGTGGCAGAGCTTCTCAACACGATAGAGAAAATGGTGAGGGAAAACAAAGGCACCTTCTACACCAATAAGATGCTGCAAGCAATGAAGAGGGAAGAGGGCAGCAAAACATCAGTAGGACACCTGCAACAAGAAGACACTGACAATAAGACAAACAGTGTCTCCTCCAAGAATGTGAGGATGAAACTTTCAGGGCCTGCAGCAGAAGCATTTTCAGAAGCTTTCTTCAGGTCAGCTGTCAATGCATCACAGGAAACTGAAGAAGcaacagaagaaacagaaactgaagaaagGACAGAAGATGTaggaaatgaagaagaaaaggtGGAGAAAAAAGAATCTACAACAGAAGCAGATGAAGTTGATAAAGAAcctaaagaaacagaaaaagaaaatgcatcaaAGGAGactggagaggagagagaaaatggtaAACAAGAACCAAAAAGCACAAATCAAACAAGTGGATTTGGAAGCTTTCCGAGTGCACTAGGAGCATGGCTGTTTGGAGTAGGAGCAGGGGTGGCAGCTGCTCTTGTGGGGTTGGGGTCTGCAGTAACAGgagtagtagcagcagtagcatcTGCGGTAGCAGGTGCATCATCAGCAGCAGTCTTGGTATTAACTGCAATAGCAGGAGCTTTAACAGGAGCTTTAGCCGCAGTAGCAGGAATAATATTTGCAGCAGTATGGtgggtaagaaaaaaaataaaccagttTAAAAACTGGGTGAAAGATCTTTCACAAGTTATTTCAGAGCAACGTGGGATCATATTGCTTGTGGTCGTCTTCTACTTATTGCTACTGTTGTCAGTTTATTCCCAAATACAGGTTGCTGGGACCCTTCTCTTATTGTTTGGGATAATATTGATGCTTGTGTTTTCACTGGTATTATTCTCGTTGTTGTAG